One Ctenopharyngodon idella isolate HZGC_01 chromosome 3, HZGC01, whole genome shotgun sequence genomic window, TCTCATACCAAATACTTTTAAACTGCATTTTCACTGCAAGGCCTAATGCACACCTGATATTCTGACATCGGATGATGTTGTCCCAACGGTTTACGTTTatttgaagggatagttcacccaaaaatataaattctgtcaaaaatgtcatgtttttataTGAATACAAGcctctgttcatcatataaagcattaAGAGTCtattcagaagacttggattatgTTGTCTTTATGACCTTTTGAATCATTAAAGTTTTTTTGcttggactttcaatggattGACAAAAATGAGAgagtaataaaaatatcttcatttgtgtttcaaagatgaacgaaagtcttaaaacaacacgagggtgagtaaatgacgacagaattgtcatttttgagtgaactctCTCTTTTATTCTAAACTCACATTGAGTAGCAATTTCGTTCcgcttttgattttaaaaccaGACCTAGCCAATATGTCACATAGCAATGATGATCAAGAATTAACAGGAGAATCAGGAGTGTTTAGATTTAGACAACATTACAATGTATCAGATACGGATTTATGTTAGACGCACATTTGAAAGTAGCCAAAATCAGATGTgaaaaaaaccaaaacataaGGTCTGAtcctttccaaaaaaaaaaaattaaaacaacaataaaaccaATTGGCTGACAGTAAATGTGGTCTAATGGGCCTTTCACACAGAAGCTATTTTTGCAAGTTGCAGGGCAGtggaatgaagaaaaaaacaagactGCAAGATCTCAAAATGCATTTTCTaaaagtttaactttttaataGTTGAGTGcctcatttttaaaatgctgtgTGTTGCACGAGATGCTGCAAAATAATGCAACGGTCAAACACGAGTGAAAATGCAGAGTACATTTACACAGAAAAACTGGCAACACAGCGCAGTGGAACGCAAAAACaagttctgtgtgaacggcccctacaACAACAGAACAATATATACAGGACTCAAAACTAaggattttatttttggtattttttgatatttttactcACCCCACCACAAAAAAGAAAGACTATTATTGTTTTACAATACATTTGGTGCTAGaaagaaatataaattaataaatgtacaaGTTCTctttaccaaaaaaataaaagcaaacgaattattttcttaatttaaaaCTTGGTATTTcttgaagagagagaaaaaaataaggcAAAATTTACACCTTGCCCATGTTATCCAGCTAGATAACTCTACCTAGGTAACATTTCAATTAGCATCATTTGtaaaaaactgtttaatgcaTTACAGAACATCAAATGTTTGACTTTGCAAGGCACATGCAATACTAGCATGATGGGGCGAGTAACCATTCTCAGTGGCTCCAGGCAATCGGTACATCCTTACTGTTGAGCCCTGATGGGGTCTTGatgaatataattaatttgaCGGGAAGTAGACAAAGGATAGGCTAAGGATGTGGCTGTGGATGACTGATGAAGAAATGAAACTGAGCGGTGCCCACAGGGAAGATGGCGGAGGATAGAGCTCTACGCTCAGGACTCCACGAGTCCAACTGAGCCGATGCGCTCTGGGGTGGGAGCTAAGGCGGATGTCATGGGTTGGGGCTGTAGCTTTGAGGAAAGGGGAAGAGAGCACTACATTGTGAGCAGGTACGGTAGAGGAAGGGCATTGAGGGGACGTCCTCAGTGCCtacctgctgctgctgcacagcGGGAGTGACGCTGACGCCATCCCCGTTGAGTGATCGCAGCCCGAGGTAGGCATCTCCTGCGTGAGAGAGGGTGTACGACCCAGACGACCCTGCAGGCAATATACGCAGCCCATCAGGCACGCAACTTTGCCTGGGTTGGTTTTGGAAAAGCCTACAATGGTGTATGTGTGGCTGAGCCAGGTAAGAAAATCAGGACAAGCCACATTCCAAAATTCAAGACAGCTATGATAATCAGTTCAACTGTTTTCGTTGACTACAGACGACAGAACAAAACAGGTGAACAACGGGAAGCAACAATCACGTATATGCTTATGTGGACTTGTCCTTTACATGAACGTCTACAACTCAACATCTTACTTCCTCTAGATGACGTGATGTATTGTTGGTAAGCTGGCCGCAGGATGTACAAACAGGATATGTGGAGgtggattttaaaaatgtatgtggtGACGGGAGTattgttaaaaatgacaatacCAAGTTAAATCACCTACCTTCTCCTTTCTGCTTCCTGAGCAAATAGAGGTTCAACTACACTAACCAAGtgtatgtgtgaatgtgtgaatatgaaaataaaacgaCAAACATGAAGCCAACATAGCGTCGATAACTCAGGCGAAGCCAAGAAAAGAGGCTATGTTAGTTATCAAACGGAAAGACAAATACGTAGGGGGGGTTATCACCACAGCTTAAGAGGAAAGTAATCATGCAAAACCagaaatgaaagtgaatgttCACATGGCCAGAGACTAGAGTGGGAGGTATGATCAAAACCATCAGGGTTTGagttactttaaataatgtgctggaaattctgaaaaaaaataacgGACAGTTTAAGAACAAACGAAGTCATGTCTATTTTTCGACAATCCGATTctgattaaatgttttaatcaaggaattcccaaacttttttttatcagcAGAATCTATTTGACCTAAAACAAGTGACCCCTGAGAGAGTTTGAGAGacctacaaataaaaaaattctcatcatttactcaccctcatgccatcacCAATgtatatgacttactttctttagataaaacacaaacaaagatttttaggaaaataatccatctctgtgagtccatataatggcaTTGAATGGGTGCCGCTCGTTTGATGCCTGAGAAATGACACACAGCGTTTGTAACCAATGACTTCTGAAGCCAAACAATTggtgtgagtaaaaaaaaaaaaaatcattacttcCGGTCTATTGCCACACAAGAGTTCATGAGAGGGACGTTGTGACGCGTGACGCAAGTGTGTTGTGAAGTTCACATGAGAAGTAAAGTGGAAACACCATTTCTCACATGAACTTCACAACACACTTACATCACAACGTGAACATTCGTATGGCAGTAGACTGGAAGCAAAGATTTagtttaaaaagttgaaatagtatttttctcacacacaccTACCGTTTGACTTTAGAAGACATTTATTCTTCGACTGGGGTCGTATGGATTACCATTATGATCGCTATGTGACGTTTTTCAAGTGTCAAACAAGTGGCACCCATTCAAtgccattatatggactcacagagatggattattttcctaaaaatgagggtgaataaatgatgagatccctttaaagggatagttcaccaaaaaaaacaaaaaattatccCATATTTTAagcaccctcaagccatcctaggtgtatgactttcttctttcagatgaccacaatcggagatatatttataaaatatcctggctcctccaatctttataattataaaaaaatgcattcatccatgataaaagtaattcataaggctccagtgggttaataaaggccttctgaagcaaagcgatgggtttccacatttaaaactttattaactataataacatctaTTTGCAGTggaagagtgaactctgacccgacgcatgatgCAATGACGAACGCAGAAGCGCAGagaatagagcaaaacaaaacaccggtcacgaattagaagtctaaaatgagaattttttaaagagaaatgtcagaggatttcaatatataagaagaggagcttgaattagttgcacagccctatttgtctGAACCGCGTGatggcgtctaagcttacgatactcctacatccagCGTAGGATTCGTTACTCGTTTgccgcaagtcgacttgcgcagtatgcgtacggtcgtccgccggaagctagttatttgaattaataaagttttaaatatggatatttgtcttacaaaaacgcatcgcttctcttcagaaggcctttatcaaCTCCCTGGAGCCTTATggtttatatttatgatggatggatgcatttttttttttttgctcccttcactaccattataaagcttgaaggagccaggatatttttaaatatatttccaattgtgtttgtctgaaagaagatagtcatatacacctaggatggcttgagggagagtaaatcatggaatattttgggtaaactatccttttattttattacttttttaaatattttacaacacATTGGTTTGTTTACGCTTCTCTGTTGGTTAAGAGCttacatgcaggtaaacaaactgaatatttcatcttttttagtaagcgttttattttgaatgtaacCCTGCTTTGATCAAATGagtagtctttttttttttctctttaacaTGATGGATGCAAAACAAAAGACAATATTATTCATAACAAATGAATGCTTTTGGCATGAATTCTGCCTGAATGAGCCTCATTTGAAGCAGTTGTaatatacacacgcacacacctgTGACCGCACATCAGCTGCCATCTATACAATTCTATATTAATGTTGCGACGTTGTTAGATAACCGCAAACTAAACTCAGCTTCATgttgtgcctaacaacacccCTTAATAAACTTGTCTACGTGCGCATGATGTGTACCGTCATACCGCTCCGGTCCAGAGAAAATGGAACCGTGCCAGCTATGTCCAGCAGACgtttataaaacatttgttgCCTAGATACAATTAGGTCGACTTTACAGCACAAGTTACCCAGAAAAACACCTAAATCTTGTTCCCAGCAAGTGCATAGTGCAAATACCAACAAACAAGCATTATCTGTATGACGGGAAAAAGATGGACAGACAAGTACAGGTTTGACAACAGAAAAGTTACAGAAGTGAAAATGAAAGATGTATTCTGAGAAAACAGTCTTGTGAAATGTGGCGTGTGCCTGTGGTAAGCAGTGTGCTCCATGTGGTTTTACTATCTGCTGGAGATGATGGGAGGGCTGCTGTGCACTTTACCTGAGTTGGGTGTTGCTGGAGAGTTTGCCTGGCTGGCCTGTGCCGACACATTGGCAGCGTCCACGGCTGTTTTAACGGCGTACAGGTTTGCTTCCTCCTGGAACTTACCAATGTTCTTCTTGTACCGAATTCTCTTGTTGCCAAACCAATTCGAAACCTGAAGCAAAACCGCACTAATTAGATAACAATTTAAATCACAGTGATcgacaagtaaaaaaaacactaccTAGTcctaaacagaaaatattttaaagggttagttctcccaaaaattacaattctgtcattaattattcaccctcttgttgttccacaaccgtaagaccttcgttcatcttcagaacacaaatttaagatatttttgatgaaatccgatggctcagtgaggcctctattgccagcaagataatgaacactttcagatgcccataaagctactaaaaatatatttaaaacagttcatgtgactacagtggttcaaccttaatgttatgaagcgacgagaatactttgtgagccaaagaaacaaaataacgactttattcaacaatatctagtgatgggcgatttcaaaacactgcttcatgaagcttcgaagctttacgaatcttgtttcgaatcagcggttcagagtgccaaaatcacatgatttcagtaaacgaggcttcgttacgtcgtaagtgttttgaaacttcaatagttcacgtgattttggcagtttgatatacgctccgaaccactgattcgaaacaagattcttaaagcttcatgaagcagtgttttgaaatcgccccttAACTAGACTGCTGAATAAAGTCGatattttgttatgttatactgttttaaatatgtttttagtagcttcctgggcattgaaaaagggagtgttattgctggcaatgcaggccttaatgagccatcggatttgatcaaaaatatcttaatttgtgttctgaagatgaatgaagatcttacgggtgtggaacgacatgagggtgagtaattaatgacagaattttcatttttgggtgaacgaaccctttaatCGCAATTTTTGAATGATTTGAATGATTCTGACACAGATTCAAGCTTATCCCAAGATAACCCTTTTACTCTATGCTGATATTCATGAAAAAGTATTTGTGCAGTGCTGCCCATCCTGCATATGCCACTGCATTCTGTTCACTCAACTGCATAGTTTACTCTACTGTTCACTGTTTGGGaacagaatgttttttaaacaaactaaTACCTATTATTACTCACCAAGGATgcagttgatcaaaagtgatgtttatgatgttacaaaagatttctgtttcaaataatgtatattcaaaaaatgctgttctttctatgCATCacaaaatcctgaaaaaaagtatcagtttccaaaaaaaaacattcaacatttatgataagaaatgtatcttgagcatcaaatcatattagaatgatttctgaaggatcatgcgacacttaagactggagtaatgatgctgagaattcagatttgatcacaggaataaattacattttaaaatacataaaaatacattattttaaattgtaataattcacaatattactatttttactatatttttgatcaaataaatgaagccaaTAGTGTAAAAGTAAATGTTCCCTGTATCCGCGCTTTCTGTGCCTCATTTCCACCACAGCTGAATCAAAAGCATACACTGGGAACAGTGCAGCCCATTTGACAGAAATTTTAAATAAGACTTCTTtcatgtaaaacattttgtgtgaTATCAAGTaacaaaatcattatttattggcaattaatttatacaaaatgtttcAGTATGCCATTATGTAGCCAGCTATCCATATATCTAATGTCAGCTGGACATGATAGCTGTAGCTCGTCTGATCACACAAATTCTAGCTAACATTAGACGCAATGTTTCCCGATTTCTTCTATTGTTAGTAAAAGAAAATCTACACTAATCCCAGATCaaacagaaatgtgtagaaGTTGGCAACTCTAACTTCTGAAGCTGTTGCTGTTTTAGTTGTTGAGACTTCACAGCAGTTACGTGGGACGAGACAGAGCTGTCATATAATGTTTCCAACTTGTAATTAGGAGTTCAAACAAACATGAGCGTTTCTTACAAGTGGGGAAACTTGTAATTTTGGTAAGTCTGACATGATGTGAATACAGCACAAGTTCACAACTCAACTCTGCAGTTTtgcttaaagtgttagttcacgaaaagaagaaaattctgtcatcctcatgtcgttccaaactcttTAGTTTACACTttagttcatctttgaaacacaaatgaagatattacAATAGATAGTATGATAGTAAGTTTGAGCTTAAATGCAATGTTTACcatataaagcaattgtgtCTCTTTGAAAGACTTGGATTAAAGCACTTGAGtcatgtggattacttttaagaTCTCTTTATGGACTTTTTAAAGCATCTAAGTTTTGGTTGtgtagactttcaatggagggacagaaatctttttaataagggttttattaaaaaaatctcatttgtttattgaagataaacaaaagttatgtttggaacgatatgagggtgagtaaatgatgacaatctTAATTTTTGAGGGAAAATCCGTTCAACACTAATATGTGCAAAAAGTGCTCATCTTTGCAATATGTGCGATTACCATCAATAACTAATTATCGGAACGGAAATGATGCTAAAGCAGAGATTGTGATCTATATATGATTTTGACCTTTCTTTGTTTAATGATACTCAGATGCTATCAGCGGCATTATGGACATGATTCAACATTCAGGCATATGATCAGTAGAgacaaaaaaagaaggaaaacccACCCCCGCCCCATGCCCCCcgaccattattattatttttttaattattttatcaaattaaaagatatatattatattgtaataatacataCTATGTTCctgtaaaaacacaaatgtttgaatggtatcaTTGTTTCCTCAAcaatgttaagcagcaaaaactgcttttaacattgataataataaatagtaaatgtttcttgaacagcaaatcagcatatgagaatgatttctgaaggatcatgtgacactgaaacttCTCTTTGTTAATAACAACAGATTTATAAACGATTTATAATAATGAATGTTGCATTcccaaatgtaaaaatttaaataaaaaaaagggggggggggggtgaatAACTAGTTATTTTCCAGGACATTTAGGTATTTGGCTTGCGCTCTATTATTGGAAAACTGGATTACACAATTCCAGGTTTTGCAGTAGCCCATGCATAACCTTACCTGAGAGACTGTGATCCCACATTTCTTGGCCAACTCTTCCTTGGCTTCCTCACTGGGGTACGGGTTGGAGAGGTGAGAGTAGAAGTACTCATTCAGCACCTCTGTGGCTTGCTTATTGAAATTGCGTCTCTTACGTCTGGGGACACAGTAAGTGGAGAAATCAGGCGAGTGTTTAATTGATATGAGATTAATAATTAGTGGAATAGTGCACCAGACCAGAATAAGACACCAAAATTAACTTCTAAATCGTAAAGAGAAACAAACACGCAGACACGCACCTGGCATCGAGGAAGCGAGAGCGAAGAATCATGACGGCCTCACAGGTGCTCTGCTTGAGCTGCATCTGGATAGAGCTGAACTTGCGGTGGATGATGGCCACCATGCGTTCGATCTCTTTGGGTGAGATAGGCCGTGTGCGGGACTGTTCCCTCAGCAGGTTCATCACGTGATTGGTGAACTCACTGCAGGCCTGTTATCAAACAGAATTGAGGATTGTTACATACGTACAAATACacaataccgttcaaaagtttggtatcGGTAcgaaattagtgctgtcaaatcgattaatcgtgattaatcgcatctaacataaaagtttttgtttatataatatatgtgcatTAGGAATATCAATTTACAGAAATTCCCATGATCAATCGTTGTTTAAATTACTGATCAATTAATCATTAGCCTTAATACTGCAATATGCGTCTACTGCAGTGGCATATAGCAACAGCATGACAGGGTGTGCAAATGCTGCTCAAAACGCCATGTTCCTCACCAAATGAATGAGAAGGGTTTTTAATCTAAATAAAGGCTGCGCTGACGAAACAAAGATAACGATAATACATAACGGTATACCAAGTTAAGTTTCTAACAGCAGcactttgtgttttctcttcgTAAATGTCTCCCTCGACGAAACTTAAAGGAAGCACATGTCTCAAAGTAATTTTGCTATCAGATAAGTTATCTTCTTTGCTCACTCGGGGGTACAGCTGCGTTTACCTGTCATGAATGCAGTGATGGACAGCTGTCTTTCCTCAATCAACtggttttgatttcatgtgctTTCTCATTATGGTGGTGATATTACGATAACTCGGTTTCATTAaatcatttgatcaaaagtaattaCTTGGATGAAAATGATCTTACAAAATGTAATTCCAAACTTCGCAAGGTgatgatcaaataaaataaacttgttaAACACGCTCCACAGCACCACCCGGTGCATATAGTTCTAACTGCGAGTTTTAGTGCTTTATCATGGATTCACTGCATTTACGGCCAGCAAAGCAACATAGTAAAATtcgaatagtatttttatttttcgaaTATTAATTACAGGTCGAATATTCGACTATTTGTGCACACCCCTAAAAATTACTTAgttaataatcaaatataacgAGTAATACAACGTGTCACCAATGCCGCCTCAGATACGTGCTTGTCAGTGTTATTATGTCCTGTTGTGGACGCGCTcatcctggaaaaaaaacacttaaaaatggCAACTGAACCCAATGAATTCACAACGATTTATTAAAATAGTGTTCTCATTAATGTTATGTAATATGACAGTCCCAATCATAGTTATTATTAGTCGTGCATTGCTGTTTGAACTGCACGAGCCACGAGCTGAATGAACACCGGTAATCTGGAGCACTTTGCTAGCGCGTTATTTAACTCAAAGAAACACATCCTATATGAGATTACTcagatatatacaaaataaacatattacaaattatatctGCACAAAATGACGCAAATGTGCAAGTGAACTTGAACTAAGTTAACTTATACGTGCTATTCAGAATGTCATGTTGTGGACGCGCTCTTCCTGGAGCAACGCAATGAAACAACTAAACGGCAACTAAACACAGATAATTCACAATGTTATTACAATACTGTTCtctttataatgttatgtaatatGACAGTCCCAATCATAGTCATTATTAGTTGTACATCACTGTTTGAGCATCCTATATGAGATAAATCAGATATAGATAGGcctgcacaaaataaacacaatattacaacttacatttgcacaaaacaaaaggcTGTGAATGCACACGCAAACTTATAGTCAAGATAAAGGTGTAACTCTAGCTGTAAAATGGTCCCAAACATGAACATAACTCCGGCGGCACTTGCTTCATTTTTCCTCGTGTCTGCTTTACATGTTTCGTGGTTGAGCAGCACGAACACGCATGAACCTGCTTAATCAATGATCGCTAAGTTTTATcgattaaatgtattattgacAATTAATCGATCGTTGATTAATCGTTAACATCCCTAATGTgcatatctatatctatctcatatatatatattatatatatataaacaaaaacttattgtagatgcgattaatcacgattaatggatttgacagcactattctgaatgtcttcactgtcactttcaatcaacttaatgcatcctattaatttctttcaaagaaaaaaaaaaaatcttactgattccaaacttttgaagggtaCTGCAAATAtgtatatgaaataaaacagaacatttCTAGAAAACATGCACAAGCCCACAAAAACTTTCTGAAATCAATTCATAAGGGCCAGGCAGGTGTCTGATTCTTACCTGTTCATATTTCTCTAGTTCGGAGTGGTAGATCTGGCGGATCTGTGCGAGTTTGGCTCTGTAGTCGGAGTGCTCGATGCTGCCGTCGTTGGGTGATCCTCCAGCTGCTGCTGCAGCTGCGGCAGCCGCCGCCGAGCCGCCTCCCTTCTCGGGCCCGGACACGCCCTCGGCCAGCAGCATGTTATCCAGACGCATGATCTGGGGGTCTGGGGGGTCCTCCTCCTGTACGCCTCTGATGCTCAGCACTGCAGGagacaaaacagaacaaaaggGCCAATAAGATGGAGAAGTTCAAATTGAGCTTTCAGAAACTGGTCACATGACACCGTGTAGaattaatgtcatttctttCCCTATGCCACAGAAACTGATAGTACTTCCAAATTAGGAATGCAATTTGTGGCTCAGCCAGCAGAGGGCAGCATGGTACCTCAGTAGCAGGCTGGAGCACGAGGCACTGGTCCAATAATAGGAGAGCATGTGCTGTCACTATAAGCACAAGCAGCCATAAGTACACACCTCTCTGGCACTGAATTAAAACAAGACCTCTGTCAACTTCCTGCTATGGGCCCATCGCTCACACACCTATACCAGCACCCCATCTACACTCCTGTACATATGCACACATAGGGCTGGCCAGTGACTGAGAGCAAAGTGTAATAAAGATAACACAGAAATACATGAGCCAGAGGGTCTTTGTCTTTCCTCCAGAACAGTTTCACAAACCCTTAATGGTTTGCAAGACTGTGCTAGAAATGCCAGTGCcactttaattaacattaaaggtcTTGTTTTTAAGTAAACGTGGAAAAAGTTCATTTAACTGTTCTTTCTGaaaggttaaagggatagttcatctaaaaatgtacattctgctatcatttactcacccatatCATTCTAAatctgaaaagtttttttttttttgtggggagGGGGAgatatttagcagaatgtctaatCTTCTATTTCTCTATAGCAAAACAGCCATAAacaccattcactttcactgtatggggggaaaaaaagcctGGACACTCtgctaaatgtttcattttgaaCTTCACACAAGAAAGAAAAGTCACAGgcatttggaacaacatgagtgaataaatgataattTACCAAACTATTAACATTACTCAAAGGAATATCTCAAAGTGCATTTGGAGCAGATATTTAGGTTGCGATTCATCTTTGAGTAGATCCAATAGTGCCTAGACTCCATTAGTGCATTGGGTTTGTTCTGTTTGTGAACCGAAAGAGCGAGAAACTTTCAAAACACAAACAGTGCAAATAAAAGGCCATTTGTTGGAAATGATCAGCATTACGTCTGTGGATGTTCTGTCTGTACCATCCCTGCTGAAATCAAAGCTGTATTTCCCATCCTCCCTTTAACTGATAACACATTTAATGACTTCAGCTCTTACCCTCCCCCAATAACGGCATAGAATTTGTTTCCAGctctccctctttttttttttccccctcgtACTTTTGAAAACTTTTTCTTTCCCTTGGCAAGcgctcttttttttcttgttctctcTTGCCCCTTCAGGGTCCCTCCACTCAGGTCctccctctttctttctctccaaGTCACATTCCATCTTTCATTTCTCCCCCTCTCCGAGCTCAGGAATGCAGCAGACCCAGCCGCCTGAACTAATGACCCCGATTCACCATCCCTCCCTCTTTCCCTCTCTTTACCTCGCTCTTTTTCAGCCAGCAAAACTCCCCAAAGTCAAACAAAAAGGAAGAACACTTTTTCAAAAGTACATTAAGTTTGACTCAAAGTGAATTCGCCGATAGGATTATTTCTGTGACTAACACCAACACTGTGTGAGCATACTGTTGTTTACATGCGCACTATGAAGAAAGcacagtatttatttacttcACAGGGACAATAGAGAATAACACTGTTGCACAAGATTTCATGCATTCATTCGACTCTCCCTAGTTAGGCTATATAACAAAAgacaaattacatttgaaatgagatttccccccccccaccccatttttattaaaaaattcaaactctacatttttattcaagcagtaaat contains:
- the pbx4 gene encoding pre-B-cell leukemia transcription factor 4 isoform X5: MDDQTRMLASMGGLGGLSQADVGDPDSVRKQQSLGQPQQDIGDILQQIMAITDESLDEAQARCWPEEAPAQWTPQREGELGGSTAGCALPLNFQHRKHALNCHRMKPALFSVLCEIKEKTVLSIRGVQEEDPPDPQIMRLDNMLLAEGVSGPEKGGGSAAAAAAAAAAGGSPNDGSIEHSDYRAKLAQIRQIYHSELEKYEQACSEFTNHVMNLLREQSRTRPISPKEIERMVAIIHRKFSSIQMQLKQSTCEAVMILRSRFLDARRKRRNFNKQATEVLNEYFYSHLSNPYPSEEAKEELAKKCGITVSQVSNWFGNKRIRYKKNIGGYPAPCYTPDGRL
- the pbx4 gene encoding pre-B-cell leukemia transcription factor 4 isoform X4, coding for MDDQTRMLASMGGLGGLSQADVGDPDSVRKQQSLGQPQQDIGDILQQIMAITDESLDEAQARKHALNCHRMKPALFSVLCEIKEKTVLSIRGVQEEDPPDPQIMRLDNMLLAEGVSGPEKGGGSAAAAAAAAAAGGSPNDGSIEHSDYRAKLAQIRQIYHSELEKYEQACSEFTNHVMNLLREQSRTRPISPKEIERMVAIIHRKFSSIQMQLKQSTCEAVMILRSRFLDARRKRRNFNKQATEVLNEYFYSHLSNPYPSEEAKEELAKKCGITVSQVSNWFGNKRIRYKKNIGKFQEEANLYAVKTAVDAANVSAQASQANSPATPNSGGYPAPCYTPDGRL
- the pbx4 gene encoding pre-B-cell leukemia transcription factor 4 isoform X3, yielding MDDQTRMLASMGGLGGLSQADVGDPDSVRKQQSLGQPQQDIGDILQQIMAITDESLDEAQARCWPEEAPAQWTPQREGELGGSTAGCALPLNFQHRKHALNCHRMKPALFSVLCEIKEKTVLSIRGVQEEDPPDPQIMRLDNMLLAEGVSGPEKGGGSAAAAAAAAAAGGSPNDGSIEHSDYRAKLAQIRQIYHSELEKYEQACSEFTNHVMNLLREQSRTRPISPKEIERMVAIIHRKFSSIQMQLKQSTCEAVMILRSRFLDARRKRRNFNKQATEVLNEYFYSHLSNPYPSEEAKEELAKKCGITVSQVSNWFGNKRIRYKKNIGKFQEEANLYAVKTAVDAANVSAQASQANSPATPNSGGYPAPCYTPDGRL
- the pbx4 gene encoding pre-B-cell leukemia transcription factor 4 isoform X2, yielding MDDQTRMLASMGGLGGLSQADVGDPDSVRKQQSLGQPQQDIGDILQQIMAITDESLDEAQARKHALNCHRMKPALFSVLCEIKEKTVLSIRGVQEEDPPDPQIMRLDNMLLAEGVSGPEKGGGSAAAAAAAAAAGGSPNDGSIEHSDYRAKLAQIRQIYHSELEKYEQACSEFTNHVMNLLREQSRTRPISPKEIERMVAIIHRKFSSIQMQLKQSTCEAVMILRSRFLDARRKRRNFNKQATEVLNEYFYSHLSNPYPSEEAKEELAKKCGITVSQVSNWFGNKRIRYKKNIGSSGSYTLSHAGDAYLGLRSLNGDGVSVTPAVQQQQVDILHRATHLTAGYEDLAGSPLYTPRRLDANNSWQDNTNPPSITSPPAPPGSIHSDTSS
- the pbx4 gene encoding pre-B-cell leukemia transcription factor 4 isoform X1, with amino-acid sequence MDDQTRMLASMGGLGGLSQADVGDPDSVRKQQSLGQPQQDIGDILQQIMAITDESLDEAQARCWPEEAPAQWTPQREGELGGSTAGCALPLNFQHRKHALNCHRMKPALFSVLCEIKEKTVLSIRGVQEEDPPDPQIMRLDNMLLAEGVSGPEKGGGSAAAAAAAAAAGGSPNDGSIEHSDYRAKLAQIRQIYHSELEKYEQACSEFTNHVMNLLREQSRTRPISPKEIERMVAIIHRKFSSIQMQLKQSTCEAVMILRSRFLDARRKRRNFNKQATEVLNEYFYSHLSNPYPSEEAKEELAKKCGITVSQVSNWFGNKRIRYKKNIGSSGSYTLSHAGDAYLGLRSLNGDGVSVTPAVQQQQVDILHRATHLTAGYEDLAGSPLYTPRRLDANNSWQDNTNPPSITSPPAPPGSIHSDTSS